One window of Xylocopa sonorina isolate GNS202 chromosome 9, iyXylSono1_principal, whole genome shotgun sequence genomic DNA carries:
- the LOC143426714 gene encoding SUZ RNA-binding domain-containing isoform X4, whose product MTFSKVGKRSKNQSFKISHHTNSRMIMLGEDGMRSQYVPPKPTVKILKRPTRDSQGSGDGPLVNGDKPKQPIKSLKQREQEYAEARKRILGEEKSPEEKLLQEISRIQPKSITPSCSGLPSNVLRMPIGPDGTRGFNVRR is encoded by the exons TCAAAATCAGTCACCACACAAACAGCAGAATGATAATGTTAGGAGAAGATGGTATGAGATCTCAATATGTACCTCCGAAGCCAAcagtaaaaatattgaaaagacCTACAAGAGATTCACAAGGTAGCGGTGATGGACCATTGGTGAACGGAGATAAACCGAAACAACCTATTAAATCTTTAAAACAG AGGGAACAGGAGTACGCAGAAGCAAGAAAAAGAATTCTAGGTGAAGAAAAGAGTCCAGAAGAGAAACTGCTGCAGGAAATAAGTAGAATTCAACCGAAATCAATAACACCAAGCTGTAGCGGGCTACCTAGCAATGTACTTCGTATGCCTATTGGACCAGATGGAACACGAGGATTTAATGTACGCAGGTAG